A window of Candidatus Poribacteria bacterium contains these coding sequences:
- a CDS encoding transposase, which yields MTEVNPPVKATPLQWLLITNIKANDFTDAIQRIRWYSLRWQIEVYFKVLKSGVKIEHCRLQTQDRLLRYIALMSVIAWRLYWLTMYNRHAPDAECTSVLTDDEWKAL from the coding sequence GTGACGGAAGTCAATCCACCGGTGAAGGCAACCCCGCTGCAATGGTTGTTAATTACTAATATCAAAGCCAATGATTTTACCGATGCCATACAACGGATACGCTGGTACAGTCTGAGGTGGCAAATTGAAGTCTATTTCAAAGTCCTCAAATCCGGCGTCAAAATCGAACACTGCCGTCTGCAAACCCAAGACCGGCTCCTACGATATATCGCCCTAATGAGTGTCATTGCATGGCGGCTTTATTGGTTGACAATGTACAATCGCCATGCACCCGACGCTGAATGCACCTCTGTGTTGACTGATGATGAATGGAAAGCACTTTA